From Triticum urartu cultivar G1812 chromosome 2, Tu2.1, whole genome shotgun sequence, a single genomic window includes:
- the LOC125536871 gene encoding uncharacterized protein LOC125536871: MTVPYRPVERFAISCGPEPAPVALQKGRCRLAGGVQLKLKRRRQVGPRSQPRAALGASTHSTSSSHFHVSPSHPYLHDWIWIQRFHRLPLSRHGLVQGFYRCRATKECVARKHVWSGGAATPRCSCHRLEQGNKKNHMQSLDLSMLAQIQKLD; this comes from the exons ATGACGGTTCCCTACAGACCAGTGGAGCGGTTCGCTATATCCTGTGGCCCGGAGCCGGCTCCGGTGGCTTTGCAGAAGGGAAGATGTCGTCTAGCCGGCGGGGTCCAGCTGAAACTGAAGCGGCGGCGCCAAGTTGGGCCGCGATCTCAGCCCAGGGCGGCGCTCGGCGCATCGACGCACTCCACGAGCTCGAGCCATTTTCATGTCTCTCCTTCCCATCCTTACCTCCATGATTGGATCTGGATTCAAAGATTTCACCGGCTGCCGTTGAGTCGTCATGGTCTAG TGCAGGGGTTCTACAGATGCAGGGCCACCAAGGAATGTGTTGCGAGGAAGCACGTGTGGAGTGGTGGTGCTGCAACACCGAGATGCTCGTGTCACCGACTAGAACAAGGCAACAAAAAGAATCATATGCAGTCACTCGACCTGTCGATGCTTGCGCAAATTCAGAAGCTTGACTGA